One part of the Arthrobacter sp. EM1 genome encodes these proteins:
- a CDS encoding GNAT family N-acetyltransferase encodes MTENSAAREDTFRPDVSTTRNDELHRYELHVGGQLAVQIRFIDEPGHVDFIHTDTAEQFQGKGLGKVLAHFALDDVVAAGKRIIPNCPFIYRYLRKHASYTQYIDWPERPPAGA; translated from the coding sequence ATGACGGAGAACTCTGCAGCCCGCGAAGACACGTTTCGCCCGGACGTGTCCACGACCCGTAATGATGAGCTGCACCGCTATGAGCTCCACGTAGGCGGCCAGCTGGCCGTTCAAATCCGCTTCATCGATGAGCCCGGCCATGTGGACTTTATTCACACTGATACGGCCGAGCAATTCCAGGGCAAGGGGCTCGGCAAGGTGCTGGCCCACTTCGCCCTGGACGACGTCGTCGCAGCCGGCAAACGGATCATCCCCAACTGCCCCTTTATCTACCGCTACCTGCGCAAGCACGCTTCCTATACCCAGTACATCGACTGGCCGGAACGGCCGCCGGCCGGCGCCTGA
- a CDS encoding SAM-dependent methyltransferase, with the protein MRATLNLETVLQDLHCYDEGDGWGNAEPYIWTAFFKVDGDNFAVEAGAGLIGSPVIVTSNGTHGNLGNTDVDAGDDVAIPDAVGRWTTKLKPIPINDAGLRALLNDDDIPAIGGVVVSVMEEDGWPDSLANTGYSAFVDAVQLAVVKVAASFQHALAAPTPQEIKDQIDVVKASAAASVHAAVKDAMSGWQLIWYGTFGDNDDNIGTEAFTVTTDELVANPAIEILRRWSGDDSGDGDWELRGVFRGFPQLDCNLATIFSTPSARPAQDDALGKPLEAMRAFREGGFREYPGLGLWWEELRQVSPALAFLAASRPEIEDALHGLLLDAGVWLDDKTVVIERSSRDRINIVLDAVAGSGSNRTRRVVRQAKRVVERLDGVSFEAGLKLAAEIKPVGRTPRRTAAESSSGLQPVNTPLTSFLVALADPAVLEAYRRGPDALLAAARLSAEEAEAIRQGHRGRLRLGALAELERAGYAALVTDKLAPGVGAMDPITINTNNFNNNTINIQTTYNSSTNTSNDNTTVTTSNDNTTTTTTNSSDWRERALADIEGAIQYFAKDDFKQHGSLHVVGSGILPITDLSYGAQAQIMKADMVLYCVADPATELRIHELNPRSTSLYGLYGNGVPRIETYRAMVDAILEQVRRGRRTCAVFYGHPGVFAWSTHEAIRRARSEGYRAEMGSAVSAQDSLFADLGLDPSTFGLMTLDATDFLIRNRTLDTSMHVLLWQAECAGDDGFNFSGYRRHNFPVLIERIGEFYPKDHPVIIYDASTFGHLPPVIQLNHLDTIKASDLSGISTLYLPPATTPETDRQMLEKLGLIG; encoded by the coding sequence ATGCGTGCCACACTAAATCTCGAAACAGTGCTCCAAGACCTTCACTGCTACGACGAGGGTGACGGGTGGGGCAATGCCGAACCGTATATCTGGACGGCCTTTTTCAAAGTCGACGGGGACAACTTTGCTGTGGAGGCCGGGGCTGGCCTGATCGGTTCTCCCGTTATCGTCACGAGTAATGGCACGCACGGAAACCTCGGGAACACAGACGTTGATGCCGGGGATGACGTCGCGATCCCGGACGCCGTGGGTAGATGGACTACGAAACTGAAACCCATTCCGATCAACGATGCCGGTCTGCGCGCGCTACTGAACGACGATGACATACCGGCCATCGGCGGAGTGGTGGTTTCCGTTATGGAAGAAGACGGCTGGCCGGACAGCCTGGCGAACACCGGCTATTCGGCTTTTGTGGATGCTGTGCAGCTGGCAGTGGTGAAAGTGGCCGCCAGCTTCCAGCATGCGCTGGCTGCCCCGACTCCCCAGGAAATCAAAGATCAGATAGACGTTGTCAAAGCCTCCGCGGCTGCATCTGTGCACGCAGCCGTGAAAGATGCCATGTCCGGATGGCAGCTGATCTGGTACGGCACTTTTGGCGACAACGATGACAATATCGGCACGGAAGCATTTACTGTTACCACCGACGAGCTGGTGGCGAATCCCGCGATCGAGATTCTGCGGCGCTGGTCCGGTGACGACTCGGGGGACGGAGACTGGGAGCTCCGCGGCGTTTTCCGCGGATTTCCCCAGCTGGATTGCAACCTGGCGACCATCTTCTCCACGCCAAGCGCAAGGCCGGCACAGGACGACGCCCTGGGCAAGCCGTTGGAAGCCATGCGGGCCTTTCGGGAAGGCGGCTTCCGCGAATACCCGGGGCTTGGGCTGTGGTGGGAGGAACTCAGGCAGGTCAGCCCCGCCCTGGCTTTCCTTGCCGCAAGCCGGCCGGAAATCGAGGATGCGTTGCATGGGCTGCTCCTGGACGCCGGCGTTTGGCTTGACGATAAGACTGTTGTGATCGAGAGATCATCCCGGGATCGGATCAATATTGTCCTTGACGCTGTTGCCGGCTCCGGTTCGAACCGGACCCGCCGTGTTGTCCGGCAGGCCAAGCGTGTGGTGGAGCGACTGGACGGGGTCAGTTTTGAGGCGGGGCTGAAACTCGCAGCTGAAATCAAGCCGGTGGGGAGGACTCCGCGCCGGACGGCGGCGGAGTCGTCGTCGGGCCTCCAACCGGTGAATACGCCCCTGACGAGCTTTCTGGTGGCACTGGCCGACCCTGCCGTGCTGGAGGCCTACCGGCGGGGGCCCGATGCCCTGCTGGCCGCAGCCAGGCTCAGCGCGGAGGAGGCCGAGGCGATCCGGCAGGGGCACCGCGGACGGCTGCGCCTTGGCGCGCTCGCGGAACTGGAAAGGGCAGGTTACGCGGCGCTTGTCACTGACAAGCTGGCTCCCGGCGTCGGCGCCATGGACCCGATCACGATCAACACCAACAATTTTAACAACAACACAATCAATATCCAGACGACCTACAATTCGAGCACAAACACCAGCAACGACAATACGACCGTGACCACCAGCAATGACAACACCACTACGACCACTACTAATTCAAGCGACTGGCGGGAGCGTGCACTGGCTGACATTGAAGGAGCGATCCAGTATTTCGCCAAGGATGACTTCAAGCAGCACGGGAGCCTGCATGTGGTGGGCTCTGGAATCCTGCCGATCACCGACTTGAGTTACGGCGCGCAGGCTCAAATTATGAAGGCGGATATGGTCCTTTACTGCGTTGCGGACCCTGCCACGGAGCTTCGTATCCATGAGTTGAACCCGCGCTCCACCTCGTTGTACGGGCTGTACGGCAATGGCGTGCCAAGGATTGAGACATACCGGGCAATGGTGGACGCAATTCTCGAACAGGTGCGCCGGGGCCGCCGAACCTGTGCCGTCTTTTATGGCCACCCCGGAGTGTTCGCGTGGTCCACCCACGAGGCCATCCGCAGGGCGCGCAGCGAAGGCTACCGGGCCGAGATGGGCTCGGCCGTTTCCGCCCAGGACAGCCTCTTCGCCGATCTCGGCCTGGACCCTTCAACCTTCGGGCTGATGACCCTGGACGCCACTGACTTCCTGATCAGGAACCGGACGCTGGATACATCCATGCACGTTCTGTTGTGGCAGGCGGAGTGCGCCGGTGACGACGGCTTCAATTTTTCGGGCTACCGCAGGCACAACTTTCCGGTGCTGATTGAACGAATAGGGGAGTTCTATCCCAAGGACCATCCGGTGATCATCTATGACGCCTCGACTTTTGGGCACCTTCCACCCGTAATCCAACTGAACCATCTTGACACCATCAAAGCATCCGACCTGTCCGGGATTTCTACGTTGTACCTCCCCCCGGCAACAACGCCCGAGACCGACCGGCAGATGCTGGAGAAACTGGGCCTGATCGGATAG